From Pseudomonadota bacterium, one genomic window encodes:
- a CDS encoding response regulator — MDREGRKGNILVVDDSPPILDIVRNALEGEGYRVYVATSGEKALSRVLQSTPDLILLDVLMPGMDGFETCRRLKADERTIDIPVIFMTGLIDMAHKVRGFEVGGVDYVTKPIEIGELVARVTMHLSMHGMQEQLRAQNERLQQEITERKRVEEEIRTLNAELEQRVEERTAELSEEIEERRQAEEALRESEERYRVAIEGANDGVAIVKDDVHVYANREFLTMFGYNSIDETIGLPPFFTVHPDDREWVAGYTSARQRGEDVPGKYEFKGIRNDGTPIYIEVSANTIMYRGDKATLVYFRDITSRKQAEEERARLATAIEQAAEGVIVTDKNWVIQYVNPAFERMTGYNRDTIIGQPAHFLKSDKEDSTFYRNMRDSLTRGDVWSGRLTYRRQDGTYYLAETTASPVRDKTGDIINYVSIHRDVTHEVRLERELRQAQKMEAIGTLAGGIAHDFNNILTVIMGATELAMHKVSKENPVWHDLDRALGATFRATDLVRQILAFSRQAEQERKPVQIAPIVKEVLKLLRSSLPTTIEICQDITVRPEEGMVLADPTQIHQVLMNLCTNAAHAMHAKGGVLDIRLSAMVADAFLVSKYPDLKAGPYVCLEVSDTGHGMDAAVMERIFNPYFTTKAVGEGTGLGLAMVHGIIKSYGGAITVYSEPGHGTTFHVFFPGIEGTIIPEAEVADILPTGTERILFVDDEKTLVDLAKEMIESLGYHVIAKGNSLEALEDFRVRPNDYDLVITDMTMPGLTGKDLARELMLIRGDIPIILCTGFSDLVNEKKAKEAGIREFIMKPYAIADLAKAIRKVLEEK, encoded by the coding sequence ATGGATAGAGAAGGCCGGAAGGGGAACATACTGGTAGTGGACGATTCGCCCCCGATCCTTGATATAGTGCGGAATGCCCTTGAAGGCGAAGGCTACCGCGTCTATGTGGCAACCAGCGGAGAGAAGGCCCTCTCAAGGGTGTTGCAATCGACACCCGATCTCATACTGTTGGATGTGCTTATGCCGGGTATGGATGGTTTTGAGACCTGCCGGCGATTGAAGGCTGATGAAAGAACCATAGATATCCCGGTGATCTTCATGACCGGACTGATTGACATGGCACACAAGGTCAGGGGTTTTGAAGTCGGGGGGGTAGACTATGTCACCAAGCCTATTGAGATCGGGGAGCTTGTAGCGCGGGTTACGATGCACCTGTCCATGCACGGCATGCAGGAGCAGTTGAGGGCACAGAACGAGCGACTGCAGCAGGAAATCACAGAGCGTAAGCGGGTGGAGGAGGAGATCCGCACGCTCAACGCCGAACTGGAGCAACGGGTCGAGGAGCGCACCGCCGAACTGAGTGAGGAGATAGAAGAGCGCAGGCAGGCGGAAGAAGCGCTCAGGGAATCTGAGGAGCGGTACCGTGTCGCCATAGAGGGTGCCAATGACGGGGTTGCCATTGTCAAGGATGATGTTCATGTCTATGCGAACCGAGAATTTCTCACCATGTTCGGGTATAACAGCATCGATGAAACGATAGGATTGCCTCCCTTTTTTACCGTCCACCCCGATGACCGCGAATGGGTGGCCGGTTATACCTCAGCAAGGCAGCGGGGTGAAGACGTACCCGGCAAATACGAATTCAAGGGAATCAGAAATGATGGAACGCCTATATATATTGAAGTTTCGGCAAATACGATCATGTATCGGGGGGATAAGGCGACACTTGTATACTTCAGGGACATCACCTCCCGCAAACAGGCAGAGGAAGAACGTGCACGTCTGGCGACAGCCATCGAACAGGCCGCAGAAGGCGTTATTGTAACCGATAAGAATTGGGTTATCCAGTATGTCAACCCGGCTTTCGAACGCATGACCGGCTATAACAGGGACACAATTATTGGCCAGCCTGCCCATTTTCTCAAGAGCGATAAAGAGGATAGTACCTTTTACAGAAATATGCGGGATAGCCTCACCCGGGGCGATGTCTGGTCAGGACGCCTGACTTACAGGAGACAAGATGGTACATACTACCTTGCAGAAACCACGGCTTCACCCGTCCGGGACAAAACGGGGGACATTATCAATTATGTGAGCATCCACAGGGACGTTACCCATGAGGTAAGACTGGAAAGGGAGCTTCGCCAGGCACAGAAAATGGAAGCCATCGGTACCCTTGCCGGAGGCATCGCCCATGATTTTAACAACATCCTCACAGTCATTATGGGCGCTACGGAGTTGGCCATGCATAAGGTTTCAAAAGAAAATCCCGTGTGGCACGATCTGGACCGGGCACTGGGGGCTACCTTTCGTGCAACAGACCTGGTAAGGCAGATCCTTGCCTTCAGCCGCCAAGCCGAGCAGGAACGGAAACCCGTTCAGATTGCACCCATCGTCAAAGAGGTACTCAAGTTGCTCCGATCTTCCTTGCCGACAACTATCGAGATTTGCCAGGATATTACAGTCAGACCGGAAGAAGGTATGGTGCTGGCTGATCCGACACAGATCCATCAGGTGTTGATGAATCTGTGCACTAACGCAGCCCATGCGATGCACGCCAAAGGCGGCGTTCTGGACATCAGGTTATCGGCTATGGTGGCCGATGCCTTCCTTGTCTCCAAATACCCCGATCTGAAAGCAGGACCTTACGTATGTCTGGAGGTGAGTGACACAGGCCATGGCATGGATGCGGCAGTCATGGAGCGGATATTTAACCCCTATTTCACCACGAAGGCAGTAGGCGAAGGAACGGGACTGGGGCTCGCAATGGTTCACGGTATCATAAAGAGCTATGGTGGAGCGATCACGGTCTATAGCGAGCCGGGGCATGGAACCACCTTCCACGTGTTTTTTCCAGGGATTGAGGGAACGATCATACCGGAAGCCGAAGTGGCCGATATACTCCCCACCGGCACCGAGCGAATACTCTTCGTTGACGATGAAAAGACTCTGGTTGATTTAGCGAAAGAAATGATCGAGTCCCTTGGTTACCATGTCATTGCCAAAGGGAACAGCCTCGAAGCCCTGGAAGACTTCCGCGTCAGGCCAAACGACTATGACCTTGTCATCACAGATATGACCATGCCTGGTCTCACAGGCAAGGATCTCGCCAGGGAACTCATGTTGATCCGCGGGGATATTCCGATCATTTTGTGTACCGGATTCAGTGATCTGGTCAATGAGAAGAAGGCCAAGGAGGCTGGGATTCGCGAGTTTATCATGAAGCCTTATGCAATCGCCGACCTCGCCAAAGCCATTCGCAAGGTGTTGGAGGAGAAATGA